Below is a window of Rhodopseudomonas sp. P2A-2r DNA.
CCTTATGGTGAGAAGGCGCGAAGCGCCGTCTCGAACCACGAGCCTGCCCAGGTCGCGCAGCAACGCACGCATAACGCTACGCCGCGTTCACCAACGGCGTCGCACGTTCGATCCGCGCAAGGTCTTGCGGCGAGTGCATCGCCTCCCAGAGGTCGTTGCGGCGCTGCACGTTCAGCCAGAAGTCCGGGCCATTGCCGAAAACGCGCGCCAGAATGAGCGCCGTCGCCGCTGTCACACTACGACGGTTGTTGCACAGTTCGTTCACATGCTTGCGCTGGACGCCCATCGCCTTGGCCAACGCCGCCTGCGTCAGTCCAAGGGGTTGCATGAATTCCTCTACCAGTATTTCGCCGACCGTCGCCGGCTTGCGCTTGGTCATCACCATGTGTCGCCTCATCGGTAGCTGTGATCGTCCAGATAGATGTCCGACGCTTCACCCTGGCCGCCCCACCGGAAGATCAGCCGCCATTGGTCGTTGATGCGAATCGAATGAAAGCCGCTCAGCCTGCCCCGCAGCTTCTCGAAATGATTGCTGGGCGGAACGCGCAAATCCTGATCGGTCGTCGCGTCATCGATCATCTGCAATTTACGAAACAGCCGGCTTTCGATGTCTGCCGGAATATTCCGGGAGCGGACATCGTCTACGAAGAAAGCCCGCAGCCATGCGTCGCGAAAACCCACGATCATTCCGGACCTCCCGGATGAGCTAATGTACCACTCTATGGGTCTTCGTGCAACGGTCCCGCCAGCTTCCCCACCGCCTCCTCCGGCGTCACCCATTCGAACTGCGGCAGTTGGTGCCGGAACCAGGTGAACTGCCGCTTGGCGTAGTGCCTGGTATCGGCGCGGCCGATCACGGCTGCTTCTTCCAGCGGGAGTTCTCCGCGCAGATGTCTGATCAGCGCCGGCACGCCGTGGGCCTTCATCGCCGGCAGCAGCGGATCGAGGTTTCGCGCAGCCAGCGCGGCGACTTCATCGAGCGCCCCTGCCCTCAGCATCACATCAAAGCGCGCATCGATCCGCGCATAGAGCTCATCGCGCTCCGGCGTCAGGAACACCGCCGTAAAACTATCCGGCGGCAGCAGCGGCGGCATCGCATCGGCATGCCAATCGGTGAGCGAACGCCCGGTGGCCTCCACCACTTCCAGCGCCCGCGCCACGCGGCTGCGGTCGCGCGGATTGAGGCGTTGTGCCGATGCGGGATCGCGCAAGCTGAGCGCCATGTGCAGCGCCTCCGGCCCGTCGCGCTCGAGCCGCATGCGAACGTCCTCGCGGACCTCCGCCGCAATCGGCGGCACGTCGGACAGCCCGACGGTGAGCGCCTTGAAGTAAAGCCCGGAGCCACCGGTGAAGATCGGCAGCCGATTTTGCGCGCGCACCTCGGCCAAAACCTGCGCGGCCTCGGCGACCCATGCGCCGGCCGAAAAGTTCACCGCGGCGTCGACGGTGCCATAAAGCCGATGCGGCGCCATCGCCTCCTCGTCAGCCGTCGGACGGGCGGTGAGTATGCGCAGGTCGCGATAGATCTGCATGGAGTCGGTATTGATGATCACGCCATCGTGCGCCTGCGCGAGGCGCAGCGCCAGCGCCGACTTGCCGCTGGCGGTCGGCCCTGCGATAAGCAGCGCTCTGCGCTCACTCCCGGAATTCACCATGTCTCTCGTTGCGACGCTCATCTGCCATCCCGCCAATCCCGCCCTCGATAGCACGGTGCTGGACGGCGCGCGCGCGCGCTGCCGGGTCCGAACCACGCCGAGTGGCTGTTCGACGGCGTCGCCGCCGACATCTTCTTTGCCAGCGACGACGACATGCTGGCGATCGCCGAGCGGCTGCGCGCGTCGCGCGGCGACCAGCCCATCGACATCGTCGTGCAGCCTGCCGCCTCGCGGCGCAAGAAGCTTTTCTGGCCGACATGGACTCCACCATGATCGGCCAGGAATGCATCGACGAGCTCGCCGACTTCGCCGGGCTCAAGGCCCATGTCGCGGCCATCACCGAACGCGCGATGCGCGGCGAGATCGAATTCGAACCGGCGCTGCGCGAGCGCGTGGCGCTGCTCAAGGGCCTGCCGGTCGGCGTCGTCGACGAGGTGCTGGCCAGCCGCATCACGCTGAATTCCGGCGGCCGCGAACTGGTGCAGACCATGCGCGCGCACGGTGCCTATACCTGCCTCGTCTCCGGCGGCTTCACCCTGTTCTCGCGCAAGATTGCCGAACTGATCGGGTTTCAGGAAAACCGCGCCAATGAATTGCTGGTCAACGACGGCAAGCTGACCGGCGAAGTGGCCGAACCGATCCTCGGCCGCGCCGCAAAACTCGCCACGCTGGTTGACCTGCGCGAATCCTTCGATGTCGACGACATCGACACGCTGGTGGTCGGCGACGGCGCCAACGATCTGGCGATGATCCAGTCGGCCGGCCTCGGCATCGCCTACCACGCCAAGCCGGCGGTCGCCGCCGCCGCCCACGGCCGCATCGATTTCGGCGACCTCAGCGCGCTGCTTTATGCGCAGGGTTTTAAGCGCAGCGAGTTCGTCGGCGGGTAACGCTGAGCACGGCTTCGTTCCCCGGACGCGGTGCATCACGTCGATTGCAATGCGCTGGCCCGTTCCCCGGACGCGATGCACTACGCCGCCTTGCGGCGTGGTGCTTCGCAGATCCGGGGCCGTCCCAATCGGCGCCCTGGTACGATCCCGGATCTGCGCAGCAGCATGCGATGCTGCGCATCGCCATGCCGCAGCGCGTCCGGGAAACGGAAGCTGGGACGCGCGAACAAGGCAAATCTCTTCATTAGCGCTATTGACTATTATCCTAATTTGGACTAATAATCCCTCCGCCCTGCTCAACGAGGGGCGCTGTCATGAGGCGCCTTGAGAGTGGAGGAGGATGCGGTGTCCCGCGCATGCGCCTCGCAAGCGCATCCCGGGAGGCTGCGGTCACCGTCCGGGCCCTCTACGGGGGCTCTGCCTTGAGTGGCTGGACGCGGATGGTGAAAGGCGGGCGGAGTGGCTCCCAAAGGGAGTTCACGTGCCAGCCCGGAAGCACGGTCCCCTTGCCATAAACCCCGCGGTGGCGCGCCCGCAGGCGCCGCGACCTGCTTCGCCGTTGCGACGGCGGTGCGGATCGCGCCCAACCACCACAACCGCGCCTGCCGGCGCGCCGCTCCCCTCATGTCCGGAGGGGAGGACTGCTCACACCTCGGACGCATCATGCGCCGCGAGAACGAGAGCACTTGGCTGTTTGACAATTGAATCAGTTCTGCGCGACAGCACGCGCATCTTCACCCTCCCCTTGAGGGGAGGGTAAGAAGAGCCAACGCGTGCACGGCCCCTACTGCACGCTCAGCGCGACAAAGCGCAGCTCACCTTCGGCGTTCGACACCAGCAGCAGCACCGACTTCTTGCCGTCCTTCTTGAGCGCATCGACGCGCTTCTTGACGTCGGCGGGATTGCTGACCGCCTCCTGCGCGACCTCGACGATGACGTCGCCGGCGGCCAGGCGCTTCTCGGCGGCGTCGGAGCCGGCATCCACCGAGGTGACCACCACGCCCTTGACACTGTCCTTGATCTTGTACTTGGCGCGCATGTCCTTGCTGAGGCCGGTGATGTCGAGGCCGAGCGCCTTCTGGGTCGCGGGCTTCTCGGCTTCCGGTGCGGATTTCACCGAGGCCGGCTGCGCCTTCTCGCCGTCGTCGAGACGGCCCAGCGTGACCTGCTTGGTCTCTTCCTTGCCCTTGCGGATGATCACCACATCGACAGCCTTGCCGACCGCGGTGTCAGCCACCACGCGCGACAGGTCCTTGGGCTCCTTGATGTCCTTGCCGTCGAACTTGATCACCACATCGCCGGGCTCGATGCCGGCGGGTTTTGCCGGCCCCTTGTCCTCAACGCCGGCGATCAGCGCACCGCGCGCCGGCTTGATGTTCAGGCTTTCGGCGATCTCGTCGGTGACCTGCTGGATGCGGACGCCGAGCCAGCCGCGACGCAGCTCGCCGAACTGGCGCAACGAGTCGACCACACCGACCACGGTCTTCGACGGCACGGCGAAGCCGATGCCGATGGAGCCGCCGGACGGCGAGATGATCAGTGTGTTGACGCCAATGACTTCGCCGTCGAGGTTGAACAGCGGGCCGCCGGAATTGCCGCGGTTGATCGAGGCGTCGGTCTGGATGTAGCTGTCATAGGGCCCGGAATTGATGTCGCGGTTGCGCGCCGAAACGATGCCCGCGGTGACGGTGCCGCCGAGCGAGAACGGGTTGCCGATGGCGATCACCCATTCGCCGAGCCGCAGTTTTTCGGAATCGCCGAACTTCACCGCGGTCAGCGGCTTGGGCGGCGTGAACTTCAGCACCGCAAGGTCGGTCTTCTTGTCGACGCCGACCAGCGTCGCCTTGATCTTGGTGCCGTCGTTGAGGATGACGTTGATCTCGTCGGCATCGGCGATGACGTGGTTGTTGGTGACCACGACGCCGGCGGTGTCAATGATGAAGCCGGAGCCGAGCGAATTGGTCTTGCGCGGCTGCATACCGCCATTCTTGTCGCCGCCGGGACCGCCGCGGCGGTTCTTGAAGAAATCGTCGAAGAACTCCTCGAACGGCGAACCGGGCGGCAGTTGCGGCATCGCACCGCGACCGCTGTCGCTCTTGTCGCCGCCGCCCTTGGCCTCGATGGTCTGGGTAGTGGAGATATTGACGACCGCATCGATCACCTTCTCGGCGACGTCGGCGATCCCGTCAGGACCGCGCGCAAAGGCCGGTGCGGTGAACGCCGCGACGGACGTGCCAAGGCACAGCGCCGTCAGCAGCGGGCGCAGGCGGCGGCTCAGGGCTGGAATCGCGATGGACATGAGCGGAGCGTCTCCTGAAGGGATTCGGGAATTTGAAGGCAGATTGCGCCCGTTTGCAGCATTGGCGCAAGCATCGCGCGGCTGCGGCAGGCCACCATCAGCGTCGCCGATTGCGGCGAAAAGCAGAGCGGCGGTACACGATCGCGTTGATCAGGCAGTGGTTTTCAGGGGCAGCCCGGTCAGCGCCGGACGTACCAGATCAGGATCAGGCCGCCGACCGCGGAGCCGATTCCGGCGAGCCGCAGCATGTTATCCGGGGTTGCCAGTGCGCTCTTCATGGCGCGCCGCATCCAGCCGGGGATGGCCAGGAAGAGAATACCTTCAAGCACAAACAGGATTCCGAGGCCGATGAGGAAGTCGGCAAACGCTATGGACCTCATCCGACTTCAACTCCCGACCGTTCACGCCCTGGACAC
It encodes the following:
- the miaA gene encoding tRNA (adenosine(37)-N6)-dimethylallyltransferase MiaA → MSVATRDMVNSGSERRALLIAGPTASGKSALALRLAQAHDGVIINTDSMQIYRDLRILTARPTADEEAMAPHRLYGTVDAAVNFSAGAWVAEAAQVLAEVRAQNRLPIFTGGSGLYFKALTVGLSDVPPIAAEVREDVRMRLERDGPEALHMALSLRDPASAQRLNPRDRSRVARALEVVEATGRSLTDWHADAMPPLLPPDSFTAVFLTPERDELYARIDARFDVMLRAGALDEVAALAARNLDPLLPAMKAHGVPALIRHLRGELPLEEAAVIGRADTRHYAKRQFTWFRHQLPQFEWVTPEEAVGKLAGPLHEDP
- a CDS encoding Do family serine endopeptidase, whose protein sequence is MSIAIPALSRRLRPLLTALCLGTSVAAFTAPAFARGPDGIADVAEKVIDAVVNISTTQTIEAKGGGDKSDSGRGAMPQLPPGSPFEEFFDDFFKNRRGGPGGDKNGGMQPRKTNSLGSGFIIDTAGVVVTNNHVIADADEINVILNDGTKIKATLVGVDKKTDLAVLKFTPPKPLTAVKFGDSEKLRLGEWVIAIGNPFSLGGTVTAGIVSARNRDINSGPYDSYIQTDASINRGNSGGPLFNLDGEVIGVNTLIISPSGGSIGIGFAVPSKTVVGVVDSLRQFGELRRGWLGVRIQQVTDEIAESLNIKPARGALIAGVEDKGPAKPAGIEPGDVVIKFDGKDIKEPKDLSRVVADTAVGKAVDVVIIRKGKEETKQVTLGRLDDGEKAQPASVKSAPEAEKPATQKALGLDITGLSKDMRAKYKIKDSVKGVVVTSVDAGSDAAEKRLAAGDVIVEVAQEAVSNPADVKKRVDALKKDGKKSVLLLVSNAEGELRFVALSVQ
- a CDS encoding HigA family addiction module antitoxin is translated as MVMTKRKPATVGEILVEEFMQPLGLTQAALAKAMGVQRKHVNELCNNRRSVTAATALILARVFGNGPDFWLNVQRRNDLWEAMHSPQDLARIERATPLVNAA
- a CDS encoding DUF2065 domain-containing protein, yielding MRSIAFADFLIGLGILFVLEGILFLAIPGWMRRAMKSALATPDNMLRLAGIGSAVGGLILIWYVRR
- a CDS encoding type II toxin-antitoxin system RelE/ParE family toxin, with protein sequence MIVGFRDAWLRAFFVDDVRSRNIPADIESRLFRKLQMIDDATTDQDLRVPPSNHFEKLRGRLSGFHSIRINDQWRLIFRWGGQGEASDIYLDDHSYR